One part of the Cytobacillus sp. IB215665 genome encodes these proteins:
- a CDS encoding PH domain-containing protein translates to MFEKRRLHPISALLSIISFIKSLIIPIIVFFFIGSGDDGMVLSYVKFISFGVGFIGVLVAGFLYWYSYTYRVEDGELRIEHGVFIKKKRYIPIEKIQTFDISQGVLHRLFKLVKVRVETAGGGKEAEAELTAITSMESRQLERALMEQTAQQFEEQMEEEHTHSLAEEGKDKVLFNYKVSTKELLIAGSTSGGIGVVLSAIIAFFSQFEELIPYEIIVNRFEQYLNLGPLLVMITAMFAIFIAWVIAFINTMLKYGNFTIEKYENELVIIRGIIEKRKVTVPLGRIQAIRISENIIRQPLGFATVFVEIAGASTDMESGMSTMLFPIIKKKKLAKLINEILVDYHIPISKTKLPKRALIRYMLRSIYPVTIIVVPMVIFLRPWGYASILLFVVAMVFGYVKYRGAQWSLDEKQLFMQFRTIGKTTVLMQRKKIQACTMQQSYFQKRKSLCTITSSIKSSASGKHFNMIDMEFFEGRAVHEWYSNGGSNRSENVDSEHLPISILNRS, encoded by the coding sequence ATTATCCCGATTATAGTTTTCTTTTTCATTGGCTCAGGTGATGACGGTATGGTCTTATCATATGTGAAGTTTATATCGTTTGGAGTAGGCTTCATTGGTGTGCTAGTTGCAGGATTTCTCTACTGGTACAGCTATACATATAGAGTGGAAGATGGAGAATTACGAATTGAACACGGTGTGTTTATTAAAAAGAAACGGTATATCCCTATAGAAAAAATCCAAACCTTTGATATTTCACAAGGGGTGCTGCATCGTTTATTCAAGTTGGTTAAGGTTAGAGTAGAAACTGCTGGTGGTGGTAAAGAGGCAGAAGCAGAGTTAACAGCTATAACCTCTATGGAATCAAGACAGCTTGAAAGAGCGTTGATGGAACAAACGGCCCAACAATTTGAGGAACAAATGGAGGAAGAGCATACTCATTCATTAGCTGAGGAAGGGAAGGACAAAGTACTATTTAATTATAAAGTTTCTACAAAGGAACTTCTTATTGCTGGATCAACTTCTGGTGGTATTGGTGTAGTACTATCAGCTATTATTGCTTTCTTTTCACAATTTGAAGAACTCATACCATATGAAATAATTGTAAATCGATTTGAACAGTATTTAAATCTGGGTCCATTGCTCGTAATGATAACTGCTATGTTTGCTATATTTATTGCTTGGGTTATTGCATTCATTAACACGATGTTAAAATACGGGAATTTTACAATTGAAAAATATGAAAATGAATTAGTTATAATTAGGGGAATCATTGAGAAACGGAAGGTTACTGTCCCATTAGGAAGAATACAAGCAATTAGAATTTCAGAAAATATTATTCGTCAACCTTTAGGTTTTGCTACTGTGTTTGTTGAAATTGCTGGGGCATCAACTGATATGGAGTCAGGTATGTCAACAATGCTATTCCCTATAATAAAAAAGAAAAAATTAGCAAAATTAATAAATGAGATATTAGTTGATTATCACATTCCGATATCTAAAACTAAGCTTCCAAAACGTGCATTAATAAGGTACATGTTAAGGTCAATTTACCCTGTAACTATAATTGTAGTGCCAATGGTAATATTTTTACGCCCTTGGGGTTATGCATCTATTTTGTTATTTGTAGTTGCTATGGTATTTGGTTATGTGAAGTACAGAGGTGCACAATGGTCATTGGATGAAAAACAACTGTTCATGCAATTTCGTACTATTGGTAAAACGACAGTATTAATGCAAAGGAAGAAAATACAAGCTTGTACAATGCAGCAGTCATATTTTCAGAAAAGAAAAAGCTTATGTACTATAACATCCTCCATAAAATCAAGCGCAAGTGGTAAACATTTTAATATGATTGACATGGAGTTTTTTGAAGGGCGAGCTGTTCATGAATGGTATTCAAATGGAGGAAGTAATCGCTCGGAAAATGTAGATAGTGAACATTTGCCTATTAGTATATTGAACAGGAGCTAA
- a CDS encoding rhomboid family intramembrane serine protease, whose translation MFTRTENFRTFLFLYPIISIIIAIHLLFWLILAIPTTMSNSIFQQMVGMNFLISQGEYWRLFTPIIIHSGFGHMLLNSFSLILFGPALEKMLGKWKFIVVYIGAGFIANIATYFIEPLQYAHVGSSGAIFGLFGVYLYLVQFRKDLIDHANSQVIITILVIGLIMTFINSNINVVAHLFGLIGGASLAPLLITKNTSSYTYVASQRRPVNYSNIFTKNNLIWLFIIFLVILGLFAR comes from the coding sequence ATGTTTACGAGAACCGAAAACTTTCGCACCTTTTTGTTTTTATATCCTATTATTTCAATTATCATTGCTATTCATCTTTTATTTTGGTTGATTTTAGCCATTCCTACAACAATGTCAAATTCAATATTCCAACAAATGGTTGGGATGAACTTTCTTATATCACAAGGAGAATATTGGCGTTTATTTACACCAATTATTATTCATAGTGGTTTTGGTCATATGCTGTTGAACTCGTTTTCACTCATATTGTTTGGCCCTGCTCTGGAAAAAATGCTAGGAAAATGGAAATTCATCGTTGTTTATATTGGTGCTGGTTTTATTGCAAATATAGCTACATACTTCATCGAGCCATTACAATATGCGCATGTAGGTTCGTCCGGTGCTATATTCGGCTTGTTCGGGGTTTATTTGTATCTTGTTCAATTCCGAAAAGATTTAATTGACCATGCCAATTCCCAAGTCATTATAACCATTTTAGTAATCGGTTTAATCATGACATTTATAAATTCAAATATTAATGTAGTCGCTCATTTATTCGGGCTAATCGGTGGAGCCAGTTTAGCTCCCCTACTTATCACAAAGAATACATCATCTTATACTTATGTCGCATCACAAAGACGTCCTGTGAACTACTCGAATATATTTACTAAAAACAATCTCATTTGGCTATTCATCATCTTTCTGGTCATACTAGGTTTATTTGCTAGGTAA